TCATTACGATATTCTTCCTCGATCTCGACTTCTTTGGTTTCCGCGACCTCCAGCGTAATCCAGTCACCGGGCCTGGCGTCGGCCTGGTCAACGCTCTGCGCAATATCAATACCCCACAGCGTGCGCTCCACGCCACTGGCATCCTGAAGGGTGACAAAACTGGATTGCGACTTCTCTGGATCGAACTTGTAATGTGCGGTGCCGCTGGCGATCAGGCGCGACGCCTTGTTGCCGTCATGGGGCGCAGCATAATCTTTGAACGAAGTCGCCATTTTCGGGCGTACAATCTCCATGCCCAGCTTGGCCGCTTTTTCATTGTCGTCAGGCTGCTCGTCTGCCTCCAATGCGACCAGGATTCGGGCGTCATTGTTCCTCTCGCGCATATGGTGGGCCAGATCCGTCCAGTCCTCCGGTCTGCCAGGCACGATGACTGGGCAGTTTGTCGCCCGATGCAGCGCCGCCGCATCGGCGTAATCCCGGGCAATGATCAGCGTGTCCTGATCCCTGCGTTTTTGGGGATCGATCCTGTGCATCAGGACCTGATCTGCCGGGCTTTCCTGCACCAGGCTTTGGCGCCCCTGTTTGTCGATCAGCATGACATTTTCAATCCGGCCAGAGCGGTCGCGCAGCGGTAAGGCAATGTTGCCTTTGGCTGTGAGCTTGACGCCATAGCCGCGCAGGCCGGTGGCTTTCAGCCAGGCTGAATTGCCCGGCTTGGCCCAGTCGGTGCAGGTATCCCACACCATAAACGCCTTATCATCGGTGACTGGGGCAAAAGCCCGACGAATGTTAGTTGCATCATTCTGATCGGGCAGGGACACAATCGGCACATTGGGTTGGCGCGGGATGGCGGGATCAGCAATGATCGCTGTGCTGTTCGGGTATCGCCGCTGATGCTCTTTCAGCACCTGGCGCATGTCATCGGGATTGGCCAGAACCACGACGGGACGCTGTGTCGCGTCGTGGATTTTAACGGCATCAGCATAATCGGCGGTAAAGATCACCGAGCCTTTGTCTATCTGCTTTTGGGAATCAATAAGATGCACCAGCCCGCGTGCCCGTTCATTGCCAATGTCCAGACTTTTGCCGTCGGGGGAATAAAGCCGCACAGCCTGCAAATGGCCATTGCGATCCCGAAAAGGTACGAGAAGGTTGCCGTCATCGTCCATGCGACAGCCCCGACCGGTGGCGCGGGTCTCTGACAGCCATTTAAGCGATTTGGCTTTGGCCCAGTGTCCAGCCTCTTTCCAGGCTTTCAGTGCCGGGTTGGCCAGCTTTGTCACCGGTGTGGGGCGATCCTCGCCAAACACCAGATGCAGCATTTCCTGATGGGCGATCAGGAACACCGCAGCCAGCGGATCACGATAGGCCTCACTGACCAGAAACAGTTTCCAGTTTGACAGCGACCGGCTCAACAGACTGGAAGGCGGGGCCGGTGTCATTCTTTGCGTGCCAAGATATTTGCGCCACAGCGGCGGCATGGCCGGATGGCGCAGTGTCGGGCGGCGTTTATAGTGTCGTTTGGGGTGTGTTTGTTTTGCCTGTGTTGTTTTCTGCTCTTCAATGGATGGTTTGAACTGCCCGAGCTTCTTTTCCAGTACGGCCTTGCTCATGGAACGATCCAGCGCCGATGCCTTCATGCCCTGGCCATCCGGCCCCATCAGAACA
The window above is part of the Thalassospira marina genome. Proteins encoded here:
- the traI gene encoding TraI/MobA(P) family conjugative relaxase, yielding MIAKKIPKNAHIADNYKELAHYIAAAKEAGEKLDRFWIAHCGAGESKEDLDLALVEIEAVRRLKPDVKDKSYHMIVSVRPGEKDRLSDQDLKDIAATYAGALGFDGHQYVAGTHINTDNFHMHIAFNRVHPETLQLVTPYRDFKILDRVSRQLEKKYGLFVDNGMAQRKDNSAKLSPSARDYESQTWQESFQNHVLGHRDEILKQTTDAKTWQDLHQVLAEYDIRIKKRGNGFVLMGPDGQGMKASALDRSMSKAVLEKKLGQFKPSIEEQKTTQAKQTHPKRHYKRRPTLRHPAMPPLWRKYLGTQRMTPAPPSSLLSRSLSNWKLFLVSEAYRDPLAAVFLIAHQEMLHLVFGEDRPTPVTKLANPALKAWKEAGHWAKAKSLKWLSETRATGRGCRMDDDGNLLVPFRDRNGHLQAVRLYSPDGKSLDIGNERARGLVHLIDSQKQIDKGSVIFTADYADAVKIHDATQRPVVVLANPDDMRQVLKEHQRRYPNSTAIIADPAIPRQPNVPIVSLPDQNDATNIRRAFAPVTDDKAFMVWDTCTDWAKPGNSAWLKATGLRGYGVKLTAKGNIALPLRDRSGRIENVMLIDKQGRQSLVQESPADQVLMHRIDPQKRRDQDTLIIARDYADAAALHRATNCPVIVPGRPEDWTDLAHHMRERNNDARILVALEADEQPDDNEKAAKLGMEIVRPKMATSFKDYAAPHDGNKASRLIASGTAHYKFDPEKSQSSFVTLQDASGVERTLWGIDIAQSVDQADARPGDWITLEVAETKEVEIEEEYRNETGQLQTRTIKTHRNVWKTQIREDPVKTPIMTALRSELAQKVGDDAWDVWQATKPADKQTIKARAELGTAKAWAQYRVDQNGKVLIPLRDSSNRLAALYRIDADGSGEMIMGPGNDKGLHHVVGGKLSKNPKEPILIADDLASAIELNRLTGKPVVWAVKAENLKAVAENLRQFNPKHEIVIAAMDAHVTKENRPMALAKEAAEAVKAKLLVPPLSDNDRKRNVMSFGEMLRQNGTNQVRKSLQKNRHL